CGGCGTAGCGCTGAACCGCTCCAGCAGCACTCCTGGCTGGCCTTTGTAGTCGGTGCGGCTGAATTCCTGGTAGCCAACCTTAGCCGCCAGGCGCAGCGAAGGCACATTATCGGGGTGAATGAGGCATACGGTGCGCGGCTGGGCCAGGTGGGCATCGGCCCAGGTCAGCGCGGCCTGCATGGCCTCCGTGGCGTAGCCCTGGCCATGACTATGCGGCGCCAGCACCCAGCCCACCTCGGGGTAGCCTTTAAGGGAAGGGGTAATGGCGCGCTGCCAGTCGCCGAAGCCCACCACGCCGAGGTAGTGGCCGCTAGCCCTCTCTTCGACCGCCCAAAAGCCGTAGCCGCACAGCACCCAGACGCCCAGGTGGCGGAGCATCTTCGTCCACACGTCTTCCTCGGACAAGGGCTGCCCACCCAAAAACTGATAAAAAGCGGGCTCCTGCCACATGGCCAGAGAAGCTGCTAAATCGGACGGATAATGGCCACGCAGGCGCAGGCGCTCGGTTTCGAGAACGGGAATAGTCACTTACAAAATGGGTTGCAGGGTGCGCCACACGGTGCGGGCCACCAGCTTGTGGCCTTCGGGCGTGGGATGAATGCCGTCGCGCTGGTTGAGCTTGGCGATGCCGCCCACGTTTTCGAGCAGAAATGGAATGAGCGTCAGCTTGTTCTTCGCCGCGGTTTCGGCGTAGAGCTTCTTAAAATCGGCGGCGTAGGCGGGGCCCATATTGGGCGGAATCTGCATGCCGGCGAGTACGATTTTGGCCTGCGGAGCCTTCTGGCGCACGGTGTCGATGATGGCTTGCAGGTTTTTGCGGGTGTCGGCGAGGGGCAGGCCGCGCAGGCCATCGTTGCCGCCCAGCTCCAGCACAAACACGCCCACCGGCTGGCGGCTCAGCACCCAATTGATGCGCGAGCGGCCGCCGGCCGTGGTTTCGCCGCTGAGGCCGGCATTGACGACGGTGTAGGGCAGGTGCAGCGAATCGACGCGCTGCTCGATGAGCGCCGGGTAGGCCTGGTCGGGCTCCACGCCCAGGCCCGCCGTGATGCTGTCGCCAAAAAATAAAATGGCCGGCTGGCTTTTGGGCGCGGCGGCTTCGGCGGCGGGGCTAGCGGCCGCCGTGGCTTTGGTAGCGTTGGTATCGGACTGGCAGCCAGCGGCTAGCAGGGCTAGCAGCAGGGCGCTACCGGGTAAGTAGTTCATGGGAAAACTGAAATCAGGCAAAAGTATAAGCCGCCGTCGTGCGTCCTACGTAGCCAATAACCGATGGGATGACGTTTTTCTTCCCGAAAGATTGTTACCCCCTTACCAAGTACGTCAGCCACGCAATCGCCGCGCAACTTAGCCAGCGGCGGCCCTCCCCGCAAACCGCCAGTAGATGACCAGCCTTCAAGTCGAAAACCTCACCAAAACCTACCCGAGCGCCGGGCGCCAGCTCACGGTGCTGCACGAAGTCAGCTTCAGCCTCCAGCCCGCCGATACGTTTGCCATCGTGGGCCCCAGCGGCAGCGGCAAAACCACCCTGCTAGGCCTGTGCGCGGGCCTCGACCGCGCCACCAGCGGCAGCGTGTGGCTGCAAGGCATTCAGCTCGATAAGCTGAGTGAGGACCAGCGGGCGGCGGTGCGCAACCAGCACGTGGGCTTCATTTTCCAGAATTTTCAGCTGCTGCCCACCCTCACGGCCCTCGAAAACGTGCAGGTGCCGCTGGAGCTGCGCGGCGAGCGCAACGTGGCC
The genomic region above belongs to Hymenobacter sp. BRD128 and contains:
- a CDS encoding GNAT family N-acetyltransferase, with product MTIPVLETERLRLRGHYPSDLAASLAMWQEPAFYQFLGGQPLSEEDVWTKMLRHLGVWVLCGYGFWAVEERASGHYLGVVGFGDWQRAITPSLKGYPEVGWVLAPHSHGQGYATEAMQAALTWADAHLAQPRTVCLIHPDNVPSLRLAAKVGYQEFSRTDYKGQPGVLLERFSATPG
- a CDS encoding arylesterase, encoding MNYLPGSALLLALLAAGCQSDTNATKATAAASPAAEAAAPKSQPAILFFGDSITAGLGVEPDQAYPALIEQRVDSLHLPYTVVNAGLSGETTAGGRSRINWVLSRQPVGVFVLELGGNDGLRGLPLADTRKNLQAIIDTVRQKAPQAKIVLAGMQIPPNMGPAYAADFKKLYAETAAKNKLTLIPFLLENVGGIAKLNQRDGIHPTPEGHKLVARTVWRTLQPIL
- a CDS encoding ABC transporter ATP-binding protein, which encodes MTSLQVENLTKTYPSAGRQLTVLHEVSFSLQPADTFAIVGPSGSGKTTLLGLCAGLDRATSGSVWLQGIQLDKLSEDQRAAVRNQHVGFIFQNFQLLPTLTALENVQVPLELRGERNVAKQAQTLLERVGLGARGHHYPAQLSGGEQQRVSLARAFANRPQILFADEPTGNLDPDTSATVVDLLFDLNKEAGTTLVLVTHDLELAAKTQRIMRMRGGKVVEETVARTL